The following DNA comes from Xiphias gladius isolate SHS-SW01 ecotype Sanya breed wild chromosome 10, ASM1685928v1, whole genome shotgun sequence.
tgtatatatatatatgtatgtatatgtatatatatatgtatgtatatatgtatatatatatatatatatatgtatgtatatatatatatgtatgtatatatatatgtatatatatatatgtatgtatatatatatatatatatgtatatatatatatgtatatatatatatatgtatgtatatatatatatatatatgtatgtatatatatatatatgtatgtatatatatatgtgtatatatatatatgtatgtatatatatatatatatgtatgtatatatatatgtatgtgtatatatatatgtgtgtatatatatatatatatgtatgtgtatatatatatgtatgtgtatatatatgtatgtatatatatatatatgtatgtatatgtatacatatgtatatgtatgtatatatatatatgtatgtgtatatatgtatgtatatatatatatatatatatgtatgtatatatatatgtatgtatatatatatatatatatgtatatatatatgtatatatatatgtatatgtgtgtgtatatatatatgtatatatatatatgtatatatatgtatatgtatatatatatatatatatgtatatgtatatatatatatatatatatgtatatgtgtgtgtgtgtatatatatatatatatatatatatatatatatatatatatatatatatatatatatatatatatatatatatatatatatatatatatatatatatataattctgAAGGGATCggacagatatatatatatatatatatatatatatatatatatatgtaggtgtgtgtgtatatgtgtgtgtatatgtatatatacaaacaacaacaacaacaacaacaataataataataataataataaaaataataataataatttttgttgttgttgttgttgttgtacctaataaattaAAACTCACAGGGGACCTGTTTTTGTATTATGAGTACtaatacttttaatactttaagtacatttatcTGATAGTACTTCTGTACTTGCGGAAGTTTTGAATGCACGACTTCTTGTAATGGATTATTTTTCCGTTGtgatactgctacttttactcaagtcagtgctctgaatacttcttccaacactgGGTAATTTATATCGTGCAGAACACTtaccacaaaataaaagaatgtaCAATATTACCATATATTGTCATCAGGTAACCCGCGCTATGCGAGAAAatcttttattctgaagggaTCGGACAGAGGAAGCATTGCTAGTAGAACACGCACAACAAGATCGTAGTGAGGTGGACGAACTGACAGAGATGGCAGATTTGTCGTTGTATTTAACTAGTGTCAACGTTTCCCTGGCACAAACTATGGAAACTGAAAAGGTTAGTCCGTGCGATACAACTTCCGTCACTTTTCGTGTGTATGAATGGTAAAACAAAGACTTGTTTGATTAATAGCAAATTACTTCCTCAGAAGATAAGCTAGCTGACAGTCAGAAATCACAAAGTAACGTTAGCTAAACCAAGCTAACTAACGAGCCAGTGTTTTGCTTTGGTAACAGGGTTTTGTTTAAGAATTTAGGATGGATTACTTTGCCTACCCCCGTGTGTAGCTACATTACATTTGGAGAGGAATAATATAACTATATGTAACGGTTTTAGATAATTAATCTAGGAAGGTTTGTTATGTTTCTGTTATTACTTGCATTCTGCCCAATATGCCGCCAGAGTAGGAGGGTCAAGTCAAACCTGCTACGCTTGTGCCTTGTTATCGGCAcacaatcatttaaaaatctatCAAAGCCAAACACTCATTCTATAATAATCACGGTGATGAGATAATATACACGTACTGTCTTTTGAACTACTTTCAGAGTCCAGGAGGGGCGACAGACTTTGAGAgtgtggagatgagagagactGCGGTGAGTCAGGGGAGAGTGAAGGTTCCCCGAAGGACCATCTACTTTGCCAGCGGGGAGACCATGGAGGAGTACAGCAccgatgaagaggaggaagaggaggatccCGTGAAGAAAGATGTCATCACTGTAGATCCGGTAGGCTGAGATCAAAAACTTTTACAGCCATTTTACTGAAATCATCGGGATTTTTACAGAACCTGAAACAGCCTTGGATATCAGGCCAAACCCGTGGGTGTTGTATGCATGACAGCAACCCACAGCTTATATTTCTTGAATTTCTCAAAACGGAAATGGCCGATCCCTAACAAATCCATTCCAGTCCAGCAATTAGTGTCAAAACATAAGACTCCTTGAAAAGTTGGAATATAAATTTCACTTACTATGTATAAGGCCCTCAATTAGCCTATTATGTGTACAATATAATAAATCCTAACGAAGAATACTTCCAAGGAATATACAGTGGTAGTTGGCAATACTCCTCTCTTAAAAAAGAAAGCTCATGAGCGGGAGGGATCAGTGGCAAGTctgtaaactgaactgaaagtgaAATCGAGCACTGCAGTTAATTTAACTATATATGTATTATGAGTCTCACTTTTGGGCCCCCAGGTGACATGCTTTCCCAGGGGTGCCCTGGTGGCCTAGGGGTTTAAGGGGTTGACCATGAATTACACTGTCCCTGGTTCACGtccagggacctttgttgcatgtctgTCCCAATCTCTCGCTACTGTCGTTTCCTGTCATCTCACTACAGTCAACTCTTTAATAAAGGCATTAAATGCTTAAcaattttaatcaaaatctTAAACAGGTAATGTCTTTCAAAAGAGTGTGGGTGTACAGTGCTGAGTGCAGAAGGTCAGGATGTCAACTTGAATCACGATGTTCCTTATAATTAATGCAATAGTACTTTATGTGAACATAAAGTTTAAAAGATGCTGTTAAGCACTGATGCTTGAAAAGTAATCTCATATCAAATTTGTTCTTTTGTGATTGACCAGCAGATGTTTGGTCTAATCGTCATGTTTCTCTTCATATATGTTTTAGGCAAAATTGACCTGGGGTCCGTATTTCTGGTTCCACATGTGGAGAATGGCCACCTCCACCATCTCGGGTAAAGTAGTCTACTGTAAGAGCTGGCATTTGTGCTAGCAAGGACCACATCACACAAGTTTTGTACTTGTCATTGAAATCCTGAAATAAGAAGAGTTTTGAGGTGGTTTCCAGATAGAGGAATTCAACAAATTTTATAAATACATCTGGGGAAATGTTGGAATATTAGCAAACTTTACAAATTAGATGCTTTACAGGAATGTTTCAGAATGAGCTGtattttacagcttgtttcacacttttttgtatttggttgTTATTGGTCCCCAAGTGATCATCAAGCCAAAAAAGCTGAGTTTTTTCAAGTAACCTGtactgagagtgtgtgtgtgtgtgtgtgtgtgttttactacaGTTTGTGACTACATGGGAGAGAGACTGGCCTCTCTTTTTGGCATCACTACTCCTAAGTACCAGTATGCTATCGATGAGTACTACCGTATTAAGAAAGAGGTaggatgcatgcacacacacacacacacacacacacacacacacacacacacacacacacacgagcctCATATGTCAGTCtcatatgtaaatatgaataaagTCACACCTTAACAGCTTTTTACACAGAGGCAGGAGCAAGAACACAAACATTAACTCTCAAATATCCGGTATTAAATGCTACACACTGTTTTCctttaggaggaggaggaagaagaggagaaccAACTGGCTGAGGACGCGGAGCGTCGGTTTGCAATGCAGCGGAGAGGCGAGCAGGATGCTCCTCATCCTACCACTGTGGAGCAGCCGGAGGCGTCCGGAGCTTCCTTTGTTAACATTAGCTTTGAGCTCGAACCTGAGCCTCCTCTCGGTGCTCCAGACACCAACAGAGTCccttcccctctcccctcctgaAAACCTACGCTCACTGACAAACCTCTaacattcacacatttctgCCAGGCAAAACCTTAATTTACTTAGCTGTATAGAtgaataatattatttttctatgtTATTTTATAAAACGAGATCTTAATACACAGTGCAGGGATAAATTAAAGGGCTGTGGGAATGCACTCGCCTTACCTGTGAATGTAAATTTATGTACAGCTTTAAGAAGTAGAAGACTGAGACATGGAATTTAACTATTTGTAGACCAAACTGCGCTCAACACACTTTAAATTGACATCAATTGATAGAGTGAAATAGATGCTGGAATGTAATCTTAGTGAGAAATGgaaatcaatttcagttttttcatctAGACGTGGCATGGGAATTCATTTACAGTGTGTAAAAGAGCTGGACAGTTTTTGACTTCCAAGCTAAACAAGTCACCAGGTATTGATGACATCAGTAGCCAGCGCTGCGGTACTGTTAGTTTACACTGGGCATATATTTTACTCTTCATTTCTGCCTGTTGTTGCTATATTGTTATATctggaataaagaaaaacaaaagaatagcCTACAAGTTAAATAAGTTAGGAAGAGGAATGAGTGGCATTGACTTGACTTATGTACTTACACATAGTATGCATACttcagattaaaaataaaaagacaacataCTAAAAAATGAGGCCTATAAAACATCTGCTTAGACAATGCCAAGACTTAACAGAAAACATACCAGTTTCGAGTTTCATCAGAACAGTCATTTATAGGTCAACATGATGTCCAAACAGCCTTTCCCAGTGTGCATCAGTTGGCGTAGGCATGTTGTTATAACACTAACCTCAAAGAATTTTCTACCTGCTTTCTTTACTTTCtattttacaatttacaatGTAAACGAGTCTCTGTGATGGTACTtgaaacagtttaaaaacagaaacaacttgCATAAAGTACCAATTGTTTTGCTAAAACGAACCAGGCTATGCAGCTAATGTAGGTTCactagtaaaaaataaatgtattccaAATCTTTGAAAATCCAGTAGTACCCCAATTTATTGATGATTGTTGAATTACATTGGGAAGTAC
Coding sequences within:
- the fam177a1 gene encoding protein FAM177A1, which codes for MADLSLYLTSVNVSLAQTMETEKSPGGATDFESVEMRETAVSQGRVKVPRRTIYFASGETMEEYSTDEEEEEEDPVKKDVITVDPAKLTWGPYFWFHMWRMATSTISVCDYMGERLASLFGITTPKYQYAIDEYYRIKKEEEEEEEENQLAEDAERRFAMQRRGEQDAPHPTTVEQPEASGASFVNISFELEPEPPLGAPDTNRVPSPLPS